TGGCCGTGTTTTACGCGATCCAGGCACTACTTCCTCCTGGAAATCTCCTCTCGATTCCTCGAGATCCGTCGCCGTTTTGGACCTTCCGGCGGCGAGTAGCAGAAACGCTGGGAGTTCGAGTCAGTTCCCGATTCGAGGAGAGAGTAGCAGTACTAATCGTGGTAAAGAGAAGAAGGTGTTCTTGTATAACTGGAAAACTCAGAAATCTTCTAGTGAGAAAAGTGGATTAGCTAATAAGAATCAtgttaaggaagaagaagaagaggcttcTTCGTGGACACAAGCTAGTgtcaatgatgatgatgtgagtgATGCTAGGAACGGTGGTGATTCCAAGAGTGATTCATATCTTGGAGTGGGTTTTAGGTGTAGAGATACGAGTCTAGCCTCACAAGGTTTGTCTAAGGTGAGGAAGAGTAATGTTGGTTgtagcaagaagaagaagaagagtaagaaaaaaACTAGCTCGTCTCGTTTGGATTTTTTGTCGAAGTATCATCAACCTAGAGATGATATTGTTTCTACTAGAAAATGTAATCCTGGATCTGGTTTAGCTGTAAGGAGAGGAGATTCTGCTGAGTTATCTGATGATACAGAGGAGGATTTGAGCAAGGTGACTGGTGCGTCTCCTTTGCTTTTGAAGCTTCAGCATAAGAACTGGTCACGTTCTTCTTCTAAATTGTTGACATCTAATAGAATAGAGGATTCTTCTTGTACTTATAATAGCACACCGGCTTTATCTACTAGCTCGTACAATATGTATGCTGTTCGTAATCCTAGCACTGTTGGATCTTGGGATGGTACCACGACTTCGCTGAATGATGGTGACGATGAGTTGGATGATAACCTGGATTTACCAGGGAGGCAAGGTTGCGGCATTCCGTGTTACTGGACGAAGAAGGCGATGAAACATAGAGGTGGATGCAGAAGTTGCTGCTCTCCATCATTTTCGGATACTTTGAGAAGAACCGGAAGTAGCATTTTGTGTGGGAGTCAATCTGTGTATCGTAGGCATAATAGAAATTCTTCTGGAGggtatagtaaacaaaaaattgcTTCCAGAAGTGCACAAGGTGTTTTACCTTTACTCACGTACGGCGGTGATGGTAGAGGAGGGTCTTCTTTAGGAACCGGGCTTAGTGATGACGAGCTTTCTACCAATTACGGAGAGCTTGATTTAGAGGCTCAGAGTAGATTAGACGGGAGGAGGTGGTCTACTAGTTATAGAAGTCAAGATGGTTTGGAGGCTGTTGCgttagatgaagaaggagaagaaggaagtacACCGGAAACAATCCGAAGCTTCAGCCAAAAGTACAGACCAATGTTTTTTGAGGAATTGATTGGACAGAGTATAGTGGTTCAATCATTAATGAACGCTGTGAAAAGGAGTAGGATCGCTCCTGTTTATCTTTTCCAGGGTCCTAGAGGAACTGGTAAAACATCAACCGCAAGAATTTTTTCAGCCGCCCTGAATTGTGTGGCCACTGAAGAATTGAAGCCTTGTGGATACTGTAAAGAGTGCAATGATTTCATGTCTGGGAAAAGTAAGGATTTTTGGGAACTTGATGGAGCTAATAAGAAGGGAGCTGATAAGGTAAGGTACCTTATAAAAAACCTACCGACGATACTTCCACGGAATTCCTTAACGTACAAGGTTTTTGTGATAGACGAGTGTCATTTGCTACCATCGAAGACGTGGCTGTCTTTTGTTAAGTTTCTTGAGAACCTTCTGCAGAAAGTTGTCTTCATATTTATAACGACTGACCTTGACAATGTTCCTCGGACCATTCAGTCAAGGTGCCAGAAGTTCCTCTTTGATAAACTCAAAGATTCTGACATAGTAGTGAGACTAAAGAAAATTGCTTCAGACGAAAATCTTGATGTAGACTTGCATGCGTTGGACCTGATTGCTATGAACGCGGATGGCTCACTTCGGGATGCTGAAACAATGTTGGAGCAGCTGAGTTTGCTGGGAAAACGCATTACCACTGCTCTCGTAAACGAGCTCGTAAGTCTTTCTAATTCTTCTATGTAACCGTGcattggaaaaaaaagtaaatttaattaatgtGAAAAAATGTGGCAACATGTTTTTGTGCAGGTGGGTGTTGTTTCAGATGAAAAATTGTTGGAACTCTTGGAATTAGCATTGTCTTCTGACACCGCAGAGACCGTAAAGCGAGCTAGAGAGTTGTTGGATCTTGGAGCTGACCCAATAGTCTTGATGTCTCAACTCGCCAGTCTTATCATGGATATAATTGCTGGTACATACAAGGTCGTAGATGAAAAATACAGCAACGCCTTCCTTGATGGACGAAACTGTAAGTTCCATCCAGCAACGTATTTGAAATCCGTAGTGGTCATCTGTGCTAAAATATTAGCTTTTTGATGCGTTATGATCTGTTAGCTTGTTTAGATCATTTGCCCATTCCATTTTTTCTCACACCCTTAATCCAATTAATCTTGTGAGAGCAATACTACTCTTTATTATGAGTCTTTAACcactttttctgattttggcaaaatcctttgctttgtttttgtagtGACTGAAGCGGATATGGAGGGACTAAAGCATGCTTTGAAACTTCTTTCTGAGGCGGAGAAGCAGCTTAGAGTTTCTAATGACCGTTCAACATGGTTCACAGCAACTTTGCTACAGCTTGGGTCAATGCCTTCTCCTGGCACCACACATACAGGAAGTAGTAGAAGGCAAAGCTCTAGAGCAACCGACGATGCGTCAAGCATTTCTAGGGAAGTGATGGCTTACAAACAGAGAATCGGAGGGCTTCACTTTAGTAAGTCAGCATCCCCAGCTTCGGTTATAAGAAGGAACGGGAATCCTTCCCATGAAGCGAAAGCATTCTCCAGGGTTATCGATAACAACTGCTATAAATCCTCGTCATCTAGCGAGATTATAGAGAGCGAAGCTTCCATCGCCTCACATGACAATAGCATCGCAAGCACCATGATGCTTAATCAAAGAAGTTCAGAGAAACTTAACGATATATGGAGAAAATGTATAGAAAGATGTCATTCCAAGACATTGAGGCAGCTGCTCTATACTCATGGGAAACTTATATCGATCAGTGAAGTTGAAGGTAAAAATCCAAAGAGTTTATATatcttttcacttttaaaatttttgcatCCTTAAAAA
The sequence above is drawn from the Camelina sativa cultivar DH55 chromosome 4, Cs, whole genome shotgun sequence genome and encodes:
- the LOC104779589 gene encoding protein STICHEL; translated protein: MSGSRVSDLSKLHLMKKELTQIRKAGRVLRDPGTTSSWKSPLDSSRSVAVLDLPAASSRNAGSSSQFPIRGESSSTNRGKEKKVFLYNWKTQKSSSEKSGLANKNHVKEEEEEASSWTQASVNDDDVSDARNGGDSKSDSYLGVGFRCRDTSLASQGLSKVRKSNVGCSKKKKKSKKKTSSSRLDFLSKYHQPRDDIVSTRKCNPGSGLAVRRGDSAELSDDTEEDLSKVTGASPLLLKLQHKNWSRSSSKLLTSNRIEDSSCTYNSTPALSTSSYNMYAVRNPSTVGSWDGTTTSLNDGDDELDDNLDLPGRQGCGIPCYWTKKAMKHRGGCRSCCSPSFSDTLRRTGSSILCGSQSVYRRHNRNSSGGYSKQKIASRSAQGVLPLLTYGGDGRGGSSLGTGLSDDELSTNYGELDLEAQSRLDGRRWSTSYRSQDGLEAVALDEEGEEGSTPETIRSFSQKYRPMFFEELIGQSIVVQSLMNAVKRSRIAPVYLFQGPRGTGKTSTARIFSAALNCVATEELKPCGYCKECNDFMSGKSKDFWELDGANKKGADKVRYLIKNLPTILPRNSLTYKVFVIDECHLLPSKTWLSFVKFLENLLQKVVFIFITTDLDNVPRTIQSRCQKFLFDKLKDSDIVVRLKKIASDENLDVDLHALDLIAMNADGSLRDAETMLEQLSLLGKRITTALVNELVGVVSDEKLLELLELALSSDTAETVKRARELLDLGADPIVLMSQLASLIMDIIAGTYKVVDEKYSNAFLDGRNLTEADMEGLKHALKLLSEAEKQLRVSNDRSTWFTATLLQLGSMPSPGTTHTGSSRRQSSRATDDASSISREVMAYKQRIGGLHFSKSASPASVIRRNGNPSHEAKAFSRVIDNNCYKSSSSSEIIESEASIASHDNSIASTMMLNQRSSEKLNDIWRKCIERCHSKTLRQLLYTHGKLISISEVEGILVAYIAFGETDIKLRAERFLSSITNSIEMVLRRSVEVRIILLPETELLVVPHQTRKQEMTNKSGHLNSSIAGLNAESDAEVGSSEESRSKLPMQRIESIIREQRLETAWLQTADKDTPGSIIRVKPERNQILPQEEDTYRQQPNVGSAISSSGLTPHHWVDDLNNEVKLLRIGDNGELQENLTGKRGENCPLSPSLLHNTNFGNNKDNLGGYESGSGRVGCNILFCWNTNKTQRRSKSKQVKGTPVRSRRNQKSRFSLFNGCAKPRKAEGNNIRR